CCTTCCCCGGCTTCGTGCCTGCCTATATCCGCCCGCTCTTCTGTCGCGGGATCGGCCCGTTCCGCTGGTGCGCCCTCTCCGGCGATCCGGAAGACATCTACAAGACCGATGCGGCAATGAAAGAGCTGTTCCCGGAAAACACCCATCTGCACAACTGGCTCGACATGGCGCGCGAACGCATCGCGTTTCAGGGTCTGCCCGCGCGGATTTGCTGGATCGGGCTGGGCGATCGGCACCGTGCCGGGCTGAAGTTCAACGAGATGGTGGCGAGCGGCGAACTCAAGGCGCCCATCGTCATTGGCCGCGACCACCTCGATAGCGGCTCCGTCGCCTCGCCCAACCGCGAGACCGAAGCCATGCGCGACGGCTCGGATGCCGTGTCCGACTGGCCGCTGCTCAACGCGCTGGTCAACACTGCATCGGGGGCCACATGGGTGTCACTCCACCACGGCGGCGGCGTCGGCATGGGCTTTTCTCAACATGCCGGGATGGTCATCGTGGCCGATGGCACACCAGACGCGGCAAAGCGGCTTGAACGGGTGTTGTGGAACGATCCGGCCTCCGGTGTCTGGCGCCATGCCGATGCGGGGTATGAGGACGCTATCGCCTGCGCGCGTGAACACAACCTGCGCCTGCCCGGCATCCTTGGGTAGAACCTTGTCGGAGCGTCACGCCAAAAACCTGCCTAACGGGTTCTTGGGGTGACGCGTCAAACATCGTTCAATCAAAGCGCATATTAAGCGTAAAGGCATAGCTGGATTTAGACAGCCCCTTGGGCGCACGCGGAAAACGCCCGGCGCGCCGCACCGCATCCAGAGCCGCCTTATCGAAACTCTGCATGCCGGAGGACCGGACGATCCGTGCCGATAACAACTGCCCCGACGGCGCAACTGCAATCAACAACCGCACTGTGCCGCTGCCTCGGGTGTTTCTGGGGTAGCGTTTGCCGCGCAAGATACGGTTGCGCACCTTACTGCCCCATTCGGCAATCAATCGGGTTTGCGCCCCCTTGGAAAGTCCGGCGGCTTTCGCCTTACCAGTATTCCCCGCCGCCTTGCCCTTCCCTGTTCCAGAGGCGCGCTGACCGGGTTGCGCCGCCGCCTTCTTCTTTTGCGGCCTTTGCGGTTTGGCTTTGGGGCGGGTCTTCGGCTTGGGTTTCGCCGCAGGTTCGGCTGGCTTGCTCTTAGCGGCAGGTAAGCGGATGGCCGTTCGGGTGTCCACTTTCGGGGCAGCAGGCAAAACCGGCGCGCTCAGGTCAGACAAGGGCGCGGCGGCGGTGGGTGCCTCCGTCATGGATGGGCGCAACACGGGTGCGCGCCCTTCCGGCACAGGTGCCGCCATGTCCAGCGGTTGCGGGGCCGGTTCCGGAGTTGCCATCCAGCCGTCGATCACGGCTTGAATATCTCCCGGCACAGCCTCAAGCGTGATTTCCGCCTCGCCATGGGCACCTTGGGTTACCGCGCCTCCGGCCTTCGAAAACAGCCCGAGTGCTGCCACATGCAGCCCAAGTGCCAAGACGACAAAAAGGGCGAATTCGGCCAACCGCTTCATCGGACCGCCACCGCAAGATCAACCTGCGTTGCGCCTGCCGCCGTCAACCGTGCCATGACCTGAGCCAGCCGGTTCGCCGGGGCGTCTCCATCCGCGCGAAGCTCAACGCGCTTTTCTGCGCCCTGTGCAATCGCCGTTTGCAAGGCCGCAAATGCGCCATCGCCGGTATCATCGCCAAAGTAGAATACCCCGTCCGGCCCCAAAAAACGCGAACTGTTGCGCCAGCCAAAGCACCACGCTCGGCTTGCGGGGGGCCACGGCCACCGGCTCGGGCGGTGCAAGCTCTGCAGTCATTAGAAAGAAGATCAACAGCAGAAACACCACGTTGATCATCGGCAAGATTGCCTCACCGCGCGGGCGTCTGACTGGGCGGGGAATATCCATGCGTTACTCTGCCAACGCGATTGAGTCATATCCCGCCTTGCGCAACATCTGTGCCGCATCAACGATGCGCTGCACATCAGCCTCGGCAGCGGCCCGCAACACGATCGTCGCCGCCGGATCGCCGCCCTGCCCGGAAAGCCATTCAATCAATGTCTGCGCGTCGCACGCAACCCCGTTGAACCGGTATCCATCGCCCGGCAGAACATCCACCAACCGCGGTTGCTCCGCCGAAAGGCCGGCACCGCCCTGCGCGACCGGCAGGTTCAGCACCGACCCCATTCCAAAGCGCGACGCCAGCATGAAGAACACGAGCAAAAGGAAGACGACATCAATCATCGGCGTCAAACTGGGCCTTCGGCGCGCTCGGGGCGGATCGGTGAAGCTGCTCATGATGACGGGCCTTCCCCGGCGGGTCAGCCACGAAGATGCGCGTCGCTGCGTCTTCCACATCTCGGCGCATTCGCTCGATCACCGCCTCGAACCATGTCAGCGCCGCCGAAGCCGGAATCGCCACCGCCATACCCGCCGCAGTGGTCAGCAATGCCTCCCAGATGCCGCCCGCCAACATCGCCGGATCGGCCCGGTTGCCGCTTTGCTGCAACGTCTGAAAAGCCGCGATCATGCCCAGAACGGTGCCGAGCAAACCCAGAAGCGGCGCAATCGTCGCGATCAACTCCAAAGCGCGCAAGCCCCCCGTCGCATCGCCCAGCGCATTGCGCGCCACCCGTGCTGTTTCTTCGCGGGCGCGCTTTTCCGGCAAGTTGCCACGGGCGGCAAATGCGGTGCGCAGCACGCCTGCGCGCAACGTCCGGGCATCAGCAACGCGCGCGCGAGCGGCATCGAACTGCCCGTCTTCCCAAAGCGCCACCGCCCCTTTGGCGCGCCCCTTGCCCAAGCGCCGATCACGATGAAGCGCCACAGTTTCCACAAGATCACCGCCACGGTCAGCACCGACAGCACCGCAATCGCCCAAATCGCCGCGCCGCCTTGGTCAAGATAACTCCAGACCCGCCCGGCGAGATCTTGCACTCCCAAGGGGGCGGCCGTTGCCGTCTGCGCGCCTGCCATCATCAACGCGGCAAGCCCAACGCGGTAAAGAGCGGTTCTTGGCAGTCGCTTCATCCCGTGCCCCTTCTGATAGCGGGTTTTCGCGGCACAGCCATAGCCGCTCCGCCGCGCCTTTCATAGAAGGTCGCGCGTCGCGCGTGAACACGCAATTGGGGGCCAGGGCGAAATTTGGGGCGCCCGTGGTCGCGCGCTCTCGCAAAAGGGCGCGCCCAAGCCAAGCGGTGAGGCCGGATCGGCTCAGGCGGAAGCCGCGCTGCCGATTTCCGCCGTCGCTTCAATTTCCACCAGCGCCTCATCCTCAATCAGCCCGGCCACGACCAGAACCGACATAGCCGGATAATGCCGCCCCATGACCCGCCGGTAGGCCGCGCCAACTTCACGCTGTTTAGCAAGATATTCTTTCTTGTCGGTGATAAACCATGTCAGCCGGACAATATCGGAAACCTGCCCACCCGCTTCCTTGACGATGTCGGCAATGTTGCAAAGCGTCTGTTCAAACTGGCCAACGAAGTCGTGATGCTCGAACACCTGCTGCGCATTCCAGCCGATCTGACCGCCGGTATAAAGCCGCTTTTCGTTCGCAAGTATCCCGTTGGCATAGCCCTTGGCCTCTGCCCAGCCCGCCGGGTTGATAGCTTTGATCATGACTTGTCCTCTCGAATGACTTTCGCTTGCCTTCAACCGTTTTCACGCAGCCGGAACCGCTGAATCTTTCCGGTCTGGGTTTTCGGCAGCGCCTCGGTAAAGATAACCGAGCGCGGATATTTGTATGGCGCGATTGCCGCTTTCACATGGTCCTGCAAGAGCTTGATCATCCTCTCATCGGGCGACATTCCCGCCACCAGCACCACATGCGCCTCGACGATCTGACCGCGCTCTTCATTCGGCACGCCGATCACGCCGCATTCCAGCACGGCTTCATGCGCCAACAGCGCCGCCTCAACCTCGGGGCCAGCGATATTATAACCCGACGAGACGATCATATCGTCGCTGCGCGCGGCAAAATGGAAATACCCGTCCTCATCTTGACGAAACGAATCGCCCGTCAGGTTCCAACCATTCCGGACATAGGTTTTTTGCCGCGTATCGGCGAGGTAACGGCACCCCGTCGGCCCGCGCACGGCCAGCCGACCAACCTCACCAACCGGCAACTCATTCATGTCATCGTCCACGATCTTCGCCTGATAACCCTGCACGGGCCGTCCGGTGCAAGCCGGTTTTGAATCGCCAAACCGGTTGGAGATAAAGATATGCAACATCTCCGTCGCCCCGATCCCGTCAAGCATCGGCTTGCCGGTTTTCTCCAGCCACTCCTCATAAACCGGCGCGGGCAGAGTCTCCCCCGCCGAAACGGCCGCCCGCAAGGAGGAAAGATCGGCCCCCTCGTCCATAGCCTTGAGCATGACGCGATAAGCGGTGGGTGCGGTGAAGCAAACGGTTGCCTTGTAGGTCTCAATTATCTCGATGATGTTGGGCGGTGTCGCCTGCTCCAGCAGCGCCGCCGCCGCGCCGAAACGCAGCGGAAAAACAGCCAACCCGCCCAGCCCGAAAGTGAACGCAAGCGGCGGAGAACCGATGAACACATCGTTCGGAGTCACGCCCAGAACCTCTTTCGCATAACCATCCGCAATAATCAGGATATCGCGGTGAAAATGCATCGTCGCCTTGGGTTCACCCGTCGTGCCCGAAGTGAAGCCCAGCAAGGCCACATCGTCGCGCCCGGTCTTCACCGCGTCAAAGCGCACCGGCTTGCCCAGCGCCAGCCGGTCAAGCTCCGCATCATGATTGGCCGTGCCGTCAAACCCCACCACCTTTTCCAGAAAGCGGTTGCCCTTGGCGCAGGCGACCATCTCATCCATCAGCCGCGTATCGCACAACGCCAGTTGCACCTCTGCCTTGTCCACGATCGCGGCAAGTTCTCCAGCGCGCAGCATCGGCATGGTGTTGATCACAACGGCCCCTGCCTTCGTTGCCGCCAGCCACGCGGCCACCATAGCCGGGTTGTTGGCAGAACGGATCATCACCCTGTTGCCGGGTTTGATGCCGTAATCCTCGACCAACACATGCGCGATGCGGTTGGTCCAGTCGGTCAATTCCTTGTAAGTGCGAATGCGGCCATTGCCGATCAGCGCGGTATGGTCGCCAAACCCCTTCTCGACCATCGCATCGGTCAGCTCATACCCGGCGTTGAGCCATTCGGGATAATCAAAGCCATCCATCAGAAAATCAGGCATCTCGGCAGGCGGCGGCAGGTTGTCCCGTGTGAAGCTGTCACTATGCCCGCTTGGTCCCAAAGCAATCGTCGCCATTCTATTTACTCTCCCCTTGTCGCCGCCGTCATGGTCTGCCGTGCGATAATGATCTTCTGCACGTCTGACGCTCCCTCATAAATCCGCAATGCCCTGATTTCGCGGTAAAGACTCTCAACGATGCAACCCTTGCGCACACCGTCGCCGCCGTGAAGCTGCACCGCCTTGTCGATCACCTCTTGCGCATGATCGGTGGCAAACAGCTTGGCCATTGCCGCCTCTCGGCTAACCCGTGGCGCGCCGGAATCCTTCAGCCATGCGGCGCGGTAAACCAGCAAAGCCGCCGCATCGATATCAAGCGCCATATCCGCGATATGCCCCTGCACCATCTGCAAATCGAAAAGCGGCGCACCGAACAGCTCGCGCGCCGCAACCCGCGCCACACTTTCGTCAAGCGCGCGGCGCGCAAAGCCAAGTGCCGCCGCCGCCACGGTCGAGCGGAACACGTCAAGCACCGCCATGGCGATGCGAAACCCTTCGCCGGGCCGCCCGATCATCGCCGCTTTGGGCACGCGGCAACCATCAAATTCCAGCCGCGCCAAGGGATGCGGTGCCACCACTTCAAGCCGCTCGGCAATCTTCAGCCTCGGCGTATCGGCGGGCACGATGAAGGCCGAAATGCCCTTAGCCCCCGGTGCCTCTCCAGTGCGCGCAAACACGGTATAAACATCGGCGATCCCGCCGTTGGAAATCCACGTCTTTTCCCCGCTCAGCACATAATCATCACCGTCCCGAACCGCCTCAAGCGTCATGTTCGCCACGTCCGAGCCGGAGGCAGGTTCACTCAACGCAAACGCCGAAAGCGCCTTGCCCGCCCGCGTCATCGGCAACCATTGCCGCTTCTGCGCATCGGTCCCGAAAAGCGAGATTGCCCCGGTGCCAAGGCCCTGCATGGCAAAGGCGAAATCGGCCAACCCATCATGGCGCGCCAGCGTTTCACGCATCAGACAAAGGCTGCGCACATCGAGCGATGAGCCAGCATCCTCAGGATCGACCCCGGTCAGCTTGAGCCACCCCCCATCGCCCAGCGCCCCAACAAGCGCGCGGCAAGCCGCGTCGGTATCGCTGTGGTCAATCGAGCCCAGTTCTTGAGCCGCCCATGCATCGACAGCCGCCGCCAACTCACGATGCCGCGCCTCGAAGAACGGCCAGTTCAGGAAATCCTTATCCGCCATCAGTCGCCCTCGAAAACCGGTTTCTGCTTGCTGGCAAACGCCTCATAGGCGCGGCGGAAATCAGCGGTCTGCATACAGATCGCCTGTGCTTGCGCCTCGGCCTCGATCGCTTGTTCCAGCCCCATGTTCCATTCCTGTGCCAGCATGGTTTTGGTCATCATGTTGCCAAAACCCGGCCCCTCGGCGATGCGCCCGGCAAGCTTGTCAGCCTCCGCCGCCAATACGTCCGGCTCCACGACCCGGCTATAAAAGCCCCAGCGTTCGCCTTCCTCTGCTCCCATTGCGCGCCCGGTATAAAGCAACTCTGCTGCGCGGCTCTGGCCAATGATGCGCGGCAGGATCGCGCACGCCCCCATATCGCACCCCGCCAAACCGACGCGGTTGAACAGGAACGCGGTTTTCGCATCCGGCGTGGCAAGACGAATGTCCGCCGCCATGGCAATAATCGCTCCCGCCCCGGCGGCCACGCCCTCAACCGCCACAATGATCGGCTTGCCACAGCCGATCATCGCCTTGACCAGATCGCCGGTCAT
This is a stretch of genomic DNA from Aquicoccus sp. G2-2. It encodes these proteins:
- a CDS encoding AMP-binding protein; translated protein: MATIALGPSGHSDSFTRDNLPPPAEMPDFLMDGFDYPEWLNAGYELTDAMVEKGFGDHTALIGNGRIRTYKELTDWTNRIAHVLVEDYGIKPGNRVMIRSANNPAMVAAWLAATKAGAVVINTMPMLRAGELAAIVDKAEVQLALCDTRLMDEMVACAKGNRFLEKVVGFDGTANHDAELDRLALGKPVRFDAVKTGRDDVALLGFTSGTTGEPKATMHFHRDILIIADGYAKEVLGVTPNDVFIGSPPLAFTFGLGGLAVFPLRFGAAAALLEQATPPNIIEIIETYKATVCFTAPTAYRVMLKAMDEGADLSSLRAAVSAGETLPAPVYEEWLEKTGKPMLDGIGATEMLHIFISNRFGDSKPACTGRPVQGYQAKIVDDDMNELPVGEVGRLAVRGPTGCRYLADTRQKTYVRNGWNLTGDSFRQDEDGYFHFAARSDDMIVSSGYNIAGPEVEAALLAHEAVLECGVIGVPNEERGQIVEAHVVLVAGMSPDERMIKLLQDHVKAAIAPYKYPRSVIFTEALPKTQTGKIQRFRLRENG
- a CDS encoding MotA/TolQ/ExbB proton channel family protein: MGDCGAVGADRGGDLVETVALHRDRRLGKGRAKGAVALWEDGQFDAARARVADARTLRAGVLRTAFAARGNLPEKRAREETARVARNALGDATGGLRALELIATIAPLLGLLGTVLGMIAAFQTLQQSGNRADPAMLAGGIWEALLTTAAGMAVAIPASAALTWFEAVIERMRRDVEDAATRIFVADPPGKARHHEQLHRSAPSAPKAQFDADD
- a CDS encoding enoyl-CoA hydratase family protein, coding for MTKDKPEHFNLEIDGAIARITLDRPERKNPLTFESYAELRDWFRGLVYRDDIKAVIFGSNGGNFCSGGDVFEIIGPLLDKDMKGLMEFTRMTGDLVKAMIGCGKPIIVAVEGVAAGAGAIIAMAADIRLATPDAKTAFLFNRVGLAGCDMGACAILPRIIGQSRAAELLYTGRAMGAEEGERWGFYSRVVEPDVLAAEADKLAGRIAEGPGFGNMMTKTMLAQEWNMGLEQAIEAEAQAQAICMQTADFRRAYEAFASKQKPVFEGD
- a CDS encoding RidA family protein produces the protein MIKAINPAGWAEAKGYANGILANEKRLYTGGQIGWNAQQVFEHHDFVGQFEQTLCNIADIVKEAGGQVSDIVRLTWFITDKKEYLAKQREVGAAYRRVMGRHYPAMSVLVVAGLIEDEALVEIEATAEIGSAASA
- a CDS encoding biopolymer transporter ExbD: MIDVVFLLLVFFMLASRFGMGSVLNLPVAQGGAGLSAEQPRLVDVLPGDGYRFNGVACDAQTLIEWLSGQGGDPAATIVLRAAAEADVQRIVDAAQMLRKAGYDSIALAE
- a CDS encoding acyl-CoA dehydrogenase family protein, producing the protein MADKDFLNWPFFEARHRELAAAVDAWAAQELGSIDHSDTDAACRALVGALGDGGWLKLTGVDPEDAGSSLDVRSLCLMRETLARHDGLADFAFAMQGLGTGAISLFGTDAQKRQWLPMTRAGKALSAFALSEPASGSDVANMTLEAVRDGDDYVLSGEKTWISNGGIADVYTVFARTGEAPGAKGISAFIVPADTPRLKIAERLEVVAPHPLARLEFDGCRVPKAAMIGRPGEGFRIAMAVLDVFRSTVAAAALGFARRALDESVARVAARELFGAPLFDLQMVQGHIADMALDIDAAALLVYRAAWLKDSGAPRVSREAAMAKLFATDHAQEVIDKAVQLHGGDGVRKGCIVESLYREIRALRIYEGASDVQKIIIARQTMTAATRGE
- a CDS encoding biopolymer transporter ExbD, giving the protein MDIPRPVRRPRGEAILPMINVVFLLLIFFLMTAELAPPEPVAVAPRKPSVVLWLAQQFAFFGAGRGILLWR
- a CDS encoding TonB family protein, with the protein product MKRLAEFALFVVLALGLHVAALGLFSKAGGAVTQGAHGEAEITLEAVPGDIQAVIDGWMATPEPAPQPLDMAAPVPEGRAPVLRPSMTEAPTAAAPLSDLSAPVLPAAPKVDTRTAIRLPAAKSKPAEPAAKPKPKTRPKAKPQRPQKKKAAAQPGQRASGTGKGKAAGNTGKAKAAGLSKGAQTRLIAEWGSKVRNRILRGKRYPRNTRGSGTVRLLIAVAPSGQLLSARIVRSSGMQSFDKAALDAVRRAGRFPRAPKGLSKSSYAFTLNMRFD